Within Bacillus sp. Marseille-Q1617, the genomic segment TTTTTTTTGGAAAGTGTGCGATATTAGGCGTTTTTTTGTCGAACGGTCGATATCTTTTATTTTTGGTCGATAAAATCAAAATGGACGATAAAAATAGAAATCGGACGATAAAAAATCATTTTAGCCGATAAATAAAAAAAACGGACGATATCTATTGATAAAGTACCAACACCCACTTAAAGCCCTTACAAAAAGCAATTAACGACCCAAGATATGCAAAGAACAAACGTTTTCAGTCAAAAGTCGTAGAAAAATTCCTTCTTTCTTAGAATATCGAATTCCGTTCCTGAACTGTATACTAATAGTAAGAGACTAGAGAGGACGATGACAATGAATGAGGAGGCACTTTCAAATATCGAGCTTTTAAAAGAAATCGCCGAATTTCTTAATAACGAAACCGACCAGTGTGATATGCTCCATGGTGCCTTGAAGAAATTAATCAAAGGCACGAGCTTTACGACAGGATGGATCTTTTTTATTGAAGAAGGCGGAAAGCATCAGCTGGCGTCTTATGAAGATCTTCCGGAATCGCTGAAACATAACGGTTGTGAATTGATGCATAACGGCGGGTGCTGGTGTGTCAATCGCTTTCGCAAAGGGAAGCTGACGAAGGCCTCGAATATCATCGAATGTCAACGGATAGAAAAAGCCATCGAAGAGAACAGGGGAAAAACCGACGATATCACCTATCACGCCACAGTCCCCCTGCAATCCGGTGACGAAGCTTATGGATTGTTGAATGTAGCGGCTCCTCACAAAACCCATTTTTCAAAAGACGAATTGGCACTGTTGGAATCAGTCGCCTTTCAAATTGGCTCAGCGATAAAACGGATTGCCCTCACTAAAAAAGAACAGGAAGTTGCACTTCTTGCGGAAAGAAACAGGCTGGCAAGGGATCTTCATGACTCTGTGAATCAATTACTATTCTCGCTTACCCTGACAGCCAGAGGCGGTGCTGAGATGACAAGTGATGAAGAAGTGAAGGAAACGTTTCTAACCGTTCAGACCCTCGCCCAGGAAGCTTTATCGGAAATGCGCGCCCTTATCTGGCAGCTGCGGCCCCATGGACTGGAGAATGGGTTGGTGGAAGCGGCAAAAGGCTATTCTGAAATGCTCGGCCTGACTCTCGAATCACGTGTGGAAGGCGTCATTTCTTTAAGTTCCAAAGTCGAAGAAGTCCTCTGGAGGGTCAGTCAGGAAGCACTGAATAACTGTAAAAAACACTCAGGTGTGAAGAATATCAGCTATCTTTTAAAAGACGATGGAAATATGATTGCCCTTTTGATAGAAGATCAAGGCTTCGGATTTCAATACGATGAAGGACAGCCGCTTCCCTCCATCGGGATTGAAAGCATGAAGGAACGGGTGAAGAGCCTTGGGGGAACATTTCATTTAAAGAGTGCACTTGGAAAAGGAACAATATTAATGGTGAAAATACCATATTAGGAGGACCGGTATGACGATTCGTATCTTGATTGCAGACGATCATCACGTAGTGAGAAGGGGGCTTGTTTTCTTTTTAAAAACTCAAAAGGATTTAGAAATTGTAGGTGAAGCAAAGAATGGGGCAGAAGCCGTTGAATTGGCGGATAGCTTACAGCCTGACCTGATCTTGATGGACCTCATGATGCCGGTCAAGGATGGAATCGAAGCAACGAAAGAAATCAAAAAGAAGCATGGCAGCGGCATCCAGGTTCTGATGCTGACGAGTTTTTCAGATCAAAACCATGTCATCCCTGCAATCGAAGCCGGGGCCGCGGGATATCAATTAAAGGATATTGAGCCGGATGAGCTGGTTGCAAGTATCAGAAAGCTTTTATCAGGGGAAAACTCACTCCATCCCAAAGCCACCAATCATCTGCTGACGAGAATTTCAAAACAAGACCCCCCACATAAAATCCATGCTCTTACAAAAAGGGAAAAAGATGTTTTGGTGGAGCTGACGAAAGGGAAGAGTAATAAAGAAATTGCTTCAAGCTTGTTTATAACGGAAAAGACGGTCAAGACCCATATATCAAACATATTCTCAAAGCTTGAAGTATCTGATCGGACACAAGCGGCACTTTATGCAGTGAAACATAATCTGGCTTGAAAAACAGAAAGGACGATTTAAACAATGAACATCGTGATCATTAATGGAAGCCCGAGAAAAAGGGGACGCACAGGCATTGCAGCCCGTTTCATGGCAAGAACCTATAATGCTGATTTGATTGATCTCAGTGATGGGACACTGCCTCTTTACACTGGTGAACAGGAGCAGGCGGAGGTTTCGTCCGTACAGTCCCTGAAACAAAAAGTGAAAAAAGCAGATGCGGTCATATTAGCTTCCCCCGAATATCACAGCGGCATGAGCGGGGCTTTGAAGAATGCACTCGATTTCTTGAGCAGCGAGCAATTTGCGCATAAACCAGTGGCACTGCTTGCGTGTGCAGGAGGAGGAAAAGGCGGGATCAACTGTCTGAACAACCTCAGGATAGTGGCACGCGGCGTCTATGCGAATGTTGTCCCAAAACAGCTTGTCCTCGATCCGCACTGCTTTGATTATGACCATGACGGGTTGTTGGAGGAGCCGGCAAAACTGGTGGATGATATGGTTCAGGAATTGAAAGTGTATGTGAAGGCGGCGGAGATTGTACAGAATGAAGCGCCTGCTAAATAATTGGTTGGCTGGAAACTGACGCAAGTTGTCGGTTTCTTTTTTTTAGTTTTGTGCAGGGTTTGGGAGGCTGGGTGTGGGTGAATAAGGTGATCCTTGTGGGATTGTCGATAGTCGGCATATTGCAAAGAAATGTCCACATTTCCAATATTGTGACCGCAAGACGAAAAATTGTCCGCAAAACAAAAGTTTCGTCCGCAAATCCCCAAAAATGTCCTCTAGCGTACCATTCACGATATAAATACCTATTTTACATAAAATCTGACTGCATGCACATACTAAAAGCTGATTCAGCATAGCTGAATCAGCACGGTTAGGTGGAATTCTCTTTTACATTTCTGCAAATGTTTCCTCTAGTGGTTGCTCGACACTGAAGGTGTAATTTGCATGTTCGATATAACGCAGTAGTGTGTAAAGATTCCGTTCAACAACGGTATAATCCTTTGAAAAGTGATAGGCGTGCAAGAATTGTTCAATTCTTTTCGAAAGGAGGTCATCCTTCGTCCTTACCATCAGAATAAGCAGGTTATCCCATTCTGATCGGTGGGTGTAGTACAAGGCCCGGTCATAATCGACTTTGTTCACTTTTATTTCCCTCCTTCTGAAGGGGGTAATCTTATTGTGTGACGAAACTCAGCATTTTTTCTCTGAAAAACTTGGTACTCCTGCTTACACTGACTTTCCTTCTATTGGGTGAATAATTTAGATTTATTACATCATCCTAATTAAAGAGATAAGATATGAGGTGAAAAAATGAAAAAATCAATGATGATGATGACAGCGGTATTTTTTCTTTTATTTTCAAGTAATGTGCAGGCACAGCAGCCGCAGCCTTCCGATTATGAGAAGTTCGGCCGGATAGCGACAGCTGTCATAAAGGAAGATTACCCTGGACAGCCTTTAAAGGACTATAAGTATCAAGGACGTCAAAAGATTGATGAAAATAAGCTTGCGGACTCTTTTGAATTCACCGTACAGGATAATAATGCAGAGAAGGTCGTAATGGTTAAAGTGGTACATGATCTAGACAATGAGAAGACGTTGAGCATTTCTGTAGAAGAGAAGAAATAGTTCTTCATAAGACTGACTTAGAATCGTCCCCTGCGAATCGAGTCAGTTTTTTGCTGTTTATTGAAAATGACTTCCTGATGATTGGTTAACTTTATTAAATGAAGTGCCGTAGACAAGCTTGCATAATCGGTAACTTATTCTGATCTTTTGTATAGTTTATTACATGTTTTCATAGTCAGAATAGTTTGATAAAATGAAATCATTATGAAATGAGAGGAGCCTTCATCCAATGTGATATGTCTTTTTCCTAAAATATAATTGAATAAAGGGAGGAAAAGACATGGCTTCGAAATCATTTCGACATCTTTGGATCGGTCAGGCACTGGCGAATATGGGGGATATCTTGTACATTGTGGCATTGATTTCCCTGATTCATACGGTTACGGGTTCACCGGTATTGTTGACCGCAGTGCCGTTGGTGATTACCTTTTCGAGATTTATCAGCAGTGTGATGGCACCGCTGTTATTGAATCGTTCACAAATGAAGTTCTTGATTGCGTATTCTCAGCTTGCAAAAACATTGCTGCTCATTCTTTTCTTGGCGATGGTTTTATTTTCTTTGGGGAATGTGTGGCTTTATTTAGCCGTTGCAAGTATGATCTCATTTTTGGACGGATGGGCTCTGCCTGCCAGAAACGCCTATATACCCTTTATCGTGAAAAGGGAAGAACTGATGGGGGCGAATGGTTTTTTATCGACCGTGGATCAAACCATTCAATTCTCCAGCTGGGCACTTGGCGGATTATTGCTCGCATTATTGAATGAAAGCCTCTTATTCGTACTTGTCATACTGCTGTTTCTTGCCAGTACGCTGTATATGCTCAAGCTTCCGGCCATTCCGGGCACCACCCTGCAGCAAAAGAAATACTGGTGGAAAGAATTTGGGGAAGGCTGGACTGAAGTGAGAAAGAATGAACGGCTGAGAAATATATTCTTCATATATGGTCTGGAATCTGCAGCCGGGGCAGTTTGGATTGCGGCTGTTCTTTATCTTTATGTGGATCTGGTCCTGCACCGGAGTGAAGCTTGGTGGGGGTTCATAAACAGCAGTTTTTTCATCGGTTTGGTACTTGCCTCTTATCTTGTATTCAAACTGCATGGCTTTTTTTCAAGAAGAAGGGACGTTTGGCTGCCGGTATGCATGATCATGACATCACTCGCAACACTGGTTTTTGCCTGGAACGAAGCGGCCCTTTTCGCACTGGTTCTCTCCTTGATCTTCGGTGCCTTCGATCAGATAAAGACCATCGTCCTGCAAACATATCTTCAGGAAAACTCGCCTCATGAAGAGATTGGGAAAGTTTATGCTTCGCAGGGAGCTTTGACGACGCTTTTATTTGGGCTGTCATCTTTAGGGGTGGGGATGCTCTTGGAAATCACCAGTGTACAAATCATTTTTTCCGTATCCGCATTCCTGCTATTGCTGACTCTGATTCCGATACAAGCGTTAAGAAAAGGATAAATATAAGGATAAATATAAAGGAGCTGTACCATCGTTATTACGACGGTACAGCCTTTTTTATATGTGAATTTGGAATCCGAAAGAATCATCTTAGCCGAAACAGACTCCTTTTCTTCTCATGAATCAGCTCTTCTTCTCATACATTGTGATAAGAGTAAAAAGAGGGGGATGACCATGAACCAAGAGGAACAAAAGCAATTGCAGAAAGCGATTGGTGAAATTACCGAAATAGCTTCCGGATTCGGCCTCGACTTTTATCCGATGAGATATGAAATCTGTCCTGCTGACATTATTTATACATTTGGTGCCTATGGGATGCCGACTCGTTTCTCTCACTGGAGCTTCGGGAAACAATTTCATAAAATGAAGCTCCAATATGATTTGGGTCTCAGTAAAATTTATGAGCTTGTCATCAATTCAAATCCATGCTATGCATTTCTATTGGATTCCAATTCATTGATTCAAAATAAGTTGATTGTTGCGCACGTACTCGCGCATTGCGATTTCTTTAAAAACAATGTGAGGTTTCAAAATACAAAACGGGATATGGTGGAGAGCATGGCGGCGACAGCCGATCGTGTAAGAAGGTATGAAATTGAACATGGAAAGCGGGAAGTGGAAAACTTTCTCGATGCCGTTCTCGCCATAGATGAACATATCGATCCATCCTTGATGAGGCCGAAGCTTTCATGGACGATGGATGATGTGGAATGGGTGGAGGAAGAAGTGAATCCAGTCACTCCTTATGATGATTTATGGTCGCTTGATGAGAAACCCAAAAAGCGTAAAACCAAGAAAGTGAAAAAGAAGTTTCCGCCGCAGCCGGAGAAAGACCTCCTTCTGTTCATTGAGCAATACAGCCGTGAATTGTCAGATTGGCAAAGGGACATCCTGACAATGATGAGGGAAGAGATGCTGTATTTCTGGCCTCAGCTTGAAACCAAGATCATGAATGAAGGCTGGGCTTCTTACTGGCATCAGCGGATCATCCGTGAGATGGACCTGACAAGCGGTGAAGCAATTGAATTTGCCAAGCTGAATGCAGGAGTCGTGCAGCCATCGCGTACTGGAATCAACCCGTATTATCTGGGGTTGAAAATATTTGAAGATATTGAAGAACGGTATAATAACCCGACGGAAGAAATGAAGAATCGGGGCGTGAAACCAGGCTCGGGACGAGATAAAATGTTTGAGGTGCGGGAAATTGAATCAGATATCTCCTTTTTACGCAATTATTTAACGAAAGATCTTGTGATGAGGGAGGATATGTACCTCTTCCAGAAGCAGGGCAAGGACTATAAGATTGTGGATAAGGAATGGACGGCTGTACGTGATCAGCTTGTAAGCATGAGGGTCAATGGAGGATTCCCATATATTACGGTGACTGATGGTGACTATATGAAGAGCGGGGAATTATATCTGAAACATTGGTACGAAGACGTAGAGCTCGATATCAAGTATTTGGAGAAAGTGCTGCCGTATGTCCACCGTCTCTGGGGCAGGCCTGTCCATATCGAAACACATGTGGAGAACCGCGATATGCTGTTTACGTATGATGGAAGAAGTGTGCAGAGGAAGTATCTATAAGTCAAAGGATAACCGATTTCTCTTCCGGGGAATCGGTTTTTTCTTTGACTTGATCATTATTTGCACACAGTGGTTCTGCAAAACCTTTTCCTGTTCTAAATTAAGTGGACATGCTTATATATAGTAGTAAACAAGTTAAGGGTGAGGGGGAGCTCCATATGGCGGATGTTGAAGTATTCTTAGGCGACCTTACGGATGAAACATTTCATTACGAGGGAGGCGACTGGAACCATAACTATCCAAAAAGGATAAGTGAATTTTTCCCAAAAGGATATGATTTGTTTTTTTCGGTGTTAGATGATATTTATTATAATCGCATTGAAGGCAGGCAGACGGATTGGGGAAGTCATACATGCCCGATGTATCCTGATGAAATCCTTGCGCTGCTTGAGGACTATTACAAGCGGGATATGGAAGACGTTAAAGTGCAGGAGTTATTTCAGTTTGTAAAACAGCTCGATCCATATCAGCAATACGGTTTGGTGGCGTGTGAAATGACATAGTATATCAATGGAAGAACAAGCCGCGGGGCTTGTTCTTTTAACTGCGGCCACAGTGAGGTCAACCGGCCTTCATACTCCGGTCAGGGCTCGGAAACCGTATGTCCAGCATGCGGGTAAACGATAGAAATGCCTTCTGGAAAATCGGACTCTGGATGAAAGTGTAAATGAAAGTAAAGATGAAGACCGGGCCGCCAAGCAGAAGTCCCAGAAGCAACACACAGCACTCACAAATGATTCTTACGGAACTGATCGAGAGTCCTGTCCTGTCTGAAATCGTCAGCATGAAACCATCCCTCGGTCCCGTTCCCAGATGCGCTGCAGAGTATAGTCCCCCTCCAATCCCCATCAGAACAATGGCAGTAAGAAGCAGGAGTACATCTACGACTGCATTTGTTTGAGGAGGCAGCAGGTCAAAGTAAAGAAAAAAATCCACAAGGACACCTACCATCACTCCATTGATGATCGTACCGACCCGTACATATTTACCCTTCATGAGAAGTGTGCCGGTTATCATGGCGGCTCCTATGATGATATTCCATGTTCCGATCGTCAGCCCGATTTTTTCGAACAAGGCGATATTCAATACATCCCACGGATGGATACCCAAGTACTGCACCTTGATCGATAAGCTGATGCCATAACTGAAAATGAGTAATCCGATGATAAAAAAGCCCAATTGCCAATAAATTTTCATAGCTTCTCCTTTTCATGAAAAACAATCTACTATACAATATTTTACAATAAAAACATTTATGTAGAAACGGACAGTTTTCCTAGTTTTATTTATGGTGTCTGGTTGAACGCAAAAAATCGGATCAGAATTCTGATCCGATTGACTGATCTATATTTTTGGGCGGGTTCCATTAACACCATCGATTTATTGGGCGGTATATCCTCCATCCAAAACGACAGCCTGCCCAGTGACACCTTTCGCCTTATCGCTTGCGAGGAACATTGTATAATCAGCGATTTCCTCTACCGACAGTAATCTTTTTTGCGGTACGAGCGGATAAATGACATCTTCCAACACTTTTTCGAGAGGGACTCCTCTTGTTGTTGAGATGTCCTGAAGCTGATTCCGCACAAGAGGTGTGTCCACATATCCCGGGCACATTGCATTAACCGTGATACCGTGTTCTGCTCCTTCGAGTGCAGATACCTTTGTCAGTCCGATGACACCGTGTTTTGCGCTGTTGTAGGCAGCCTTACCAGCAAAACCGATCAGACCGTTGATGGAAGCCATATTGATGATACGCCCGAATTTTTGCTTTTTCATATGAGGAAAAGCAAACTTGGTCGCGATGAATGGGGCCGTCAGCATGATTTTGATGAGCAGCTCAAATTTCTCAATGGGAAATTCTTCGATTGGAGCGACATGCTGAATGCCGGCATTGTTAATGAGGACATCGATCCGTCCATAGTGTTCAACGGTTTTATCGATTCCTGCTTTCACTTCATCTTCACTCGTCACATCACACTTGACCCCGATGGCATCGAACCCTCTGTCTTTCAAATCCTCAACGGCTTCATCAAGCCCTTCCTGATTGATATCCGATAATACAACCTTAGCCCCGTTTTGTGCAAAATGTTCGCCGATTTCAAACCCGATGCCGCGCGCAGCACCGGTGATAAATACCACTTTTTCATTTACCATGATTGATCCTCCAATTTTTCAAATAGATTATAATTGTTATCCGTTTCAAATTAATAAATGCCCATATTCGCTAAAATGATGGAGACAATTTCAGCTACAGTCGGAATTAATAAACCGACAACTGCTACATCTAGATATGAGTCTTTGTGGGTTAGGCCAGTCACTGCAAACAGTGTCAGCAGTGCCCCGTTATGAGGCAGGATGGATGCACCGGATGAGATGGAAGCGATTCTGTGAAAGGCTTCTGCACTGATTCCGGTTGTCTGGGAGAGCTCATAATATTTATCACCCAATGCCTCGAGTGCAATGCCCATCCCTCCCGAAGCAGAACCTGTAATCGCAGCCAGCACCTGGACGGCGATGGCTTCTGAAATAACCGGGTTTCCCTTGATGCCAAGAATCAAATTCGTCAGCGTCTTGAAACCAGGAGCGGCAGTGACCACGGCACCGAATCCAACAGCGGCACTTGTATTGATGACCGCCATGACAGAACCTTTGGCACCACCGTTTATGGATGCGATGAATTTCTTGAAATGCTTGAAATTTATCAATAGTATGGCAAGGATCCCCACCAGCAGGGAAGTTAAGATATTCCAATCAAAAACATTCAAGGTAACGACAACAATCACTAACGGTAAAAAGGACAAATAGAAATTAGGCAGCTCATCTTTATTTATTTCCTTTACTTCGTTGCCTTCTTTAGGCTCTGTGAACGTATCTCCTTTTTTCGTGAACATGCTTTGACGCCATCTTAGATAAAAATATCCACCTGCCGCCATGATCAATCCCCCGACAATCCCGATGATGGGTGCGGCGGTCGGGGTCGTCTTAAAATAATCCATCGGTATCAAGTTCTGAATTTGAGGTGTACCGGGAATCGCTGTCATCGTAAAGGTGAAGGCCCCAAGCACAAAGACCGGGGGCAGCAGTTTCCTCGTAATGTCTGCCTCCCTGAACATGGCGATGGCCAAAGGATAGATTGCAAAGACCACCACGAACAGGCTGACGCCCCCGTAAGTCAAGACGGCTGCTGCAATGAGCACCCCCAGAATCGCACGGTCCTTTCCGATGATGCTCGTAATTTTATAAGCTACAGATTGCGCAGCCCCCACATCTTCCATCAGCTTTCCGAAAATGGCCCCGAAGAGAAACACCGGAAACCATTCTTTTGCAAAATCCACAAAGCCTGTCATATAGGTTTCTGTATATGCAGGCAGCAGATCCAGTCCACTCATGAGAGCAACCAATCCTGCCACCAACGGGGCGATCCAGATGATGGACCAGCCCAAATAAGCCAATAACATAAGCAGGAGTAATCCAACAATAATGCTAGTCATAATTCACCTCTGATTATTCATTTGTTGTTATTCTTCCTTTAGCCGCAGGCTTTATGTGATTTTTATAAAAAATAAGAGTCAATAAATAGTAAAAATTATAAGGAAGATTTACTTGAAATTCATTATTAATGGGTTTATCCTTTAAAAAGGATTGAACAATTACCCATTCTCTGCTCGTTCGTGATAAGGTGTAGATAACACTATTCCTTTACATAAATGCAAAATGAGAGAGGGTAAACAGACATAATAGATTAAAACTTCATGTCTGATGCCGGGGATATAACCGCAAAAAATAGAGAAACTGGATAGTCGGAAAGGAGAGTGAGTATGGCAGACGTATTTAATCAAGAGTTTGTTGTAGCGATCATCATAGCCTTTTCTGCTTATATTATTTTAAGAGGAATAGCTATTTTCTTCGGGAAAGCAGGAAAAGGCTATGTGGAGAATATAGAAACGCCAAGAAAGGTCTACCTGCAATTGATTGGGGTTTATTATGTAGTATCAGGCGGGTTGGGGCTTATGATTCCCAAACTTGAGTGGAAAACGGAAGACATTTATTTTGCCATTGCGTATTTTGCAATTATTTCGGTCGTTTTCTGGGCAGGACTTGATTTCTTCATTAAACGAGACAGGAAAAAACAGCTTCAGCAGAATTAAGAAGACTAAGCCCAGGTTACGAACCCGGGCTTTTTTTATTGAGCCCGGTAAAAGTGTTTTAGTCCAAATAAAACCAGAACGAATTCGTATCCTAGACCTAAACTCCATTAGGTTTGATTCTAATGTACTCTCTTATGTTTTCAGCTTTTCCAGCGGTTGATTGGAGTGCAAGACGGAGACTCCTGCGGAAAAAGCGAGTCAGGTGAGACTTATCCAGCTCCAGGGCTTAGAGGCACATGTCATAAGTCAACTCGTCCAAGAAGGCAAAGACCGCCTTCGTGGCCGATTCGCCTTATGCCACCCGCCTCTGATCAAAGCCCTTCCGCTTTTCTAACCCGCGGAAAGCGAAGTCTTGCAAGGAAATCAATAGCGGTATTAGGAACCTTCGCTGAAATAAAGGGAGTTTATTATTCTCAAAGTAAATTTTGGTAAAAAACGATCCGTTGGTTTAACACAATCCCTCAATGGGGTATATCCCCAAGTGGAGGGATGAAAAATGCTGCACCAGGAAAGTAAACCAAACAATGTGAAATCAACTGAATTGAAAAAAGACTTTTATATACAACAACTATTGAGAATAGGCGTTTATAAATATTTTGGCAAACAGCTTTACGAATTATCGATGAGCGAACTTCAGGAAGTATACATTGAGTATTATGTAAGCAATAACGATCTAATAAGTTAAAAAGACGAACCTTTTGGGAAGGATCGTCTTTTTTTATGCTTTTTTATGGAACGTCATGACCCATGGAGCTTTGCAGAATCTCAAACCACTGATCATGATTCAATTTCAGCTCTAAAGAGTCGATCGCTTTCTGTATGCGTTCTTTTTTTCCTGAACCGACAATCGGCATAATGCCTGCAGGATGATTCAACAACCAGGCATAAAGAAGGGAGTCGATACCTTCTGCTTCTGTCTCAACTTGGATTTTCTTCAGAGTTTCGCGCAAGCGGACGGCTTTCTCATCTTGACCGGTGAAGATATTTCCACCTGCAAGCGGGGACCAAGCCATCGGTGCCACCCTTTTTTCCTGACAGAGATTCAGTGTGCCATCTTCAAAATTTTCAAGCTGGTAAGCGGATAGCTCAATCTGGTTAGTCACCAATGGAAATGGCAGGTATGATTGCAGCATGTTCCATTGATGTTCTTTGAAATTGGATACTCCGAAATGGCGGACCTTTCCTTGTTCCTTCAGCTGGGTAAAGGCTTCGGCTACTTCTTCACCATCCATGAACGGGTCAGGGCGGTGTATGAGCAGTACATCGATATAATCAGTGCGCAGATTTTTCAATGATTGTTCCACAGAATACAATATATGCTGTTTACTTGTATTGTAATGGTGCGTTTGGTGATGTGGACGGTTTTTAGATGGAAGCACGATGCCGCATTTCGTTACAATTTCCATCTCTTCTCTGAGAGATGGTTTCAGAGAAAGCGCATCCCCGAACATCTCCTCACAAGTGTAAGAGCCATAAATATCAGCATGGTCAAATGTAGTAATGCCGTTTTCAAGATTGTATTGAATCAATGATAATGTCTCTTCCTTTGATTGATCCCATTCTGAAAGTCTCCATAATCCATGTACGATGCGGGAAAAAGATAGATTTTCATTCAGTGCGATTCTTTCCATATGTATACCCCATTTCCCGTCAGTATGCTGTTACTATCAATAAGTAATACTAAATTGTATCTTACTATGATATGGAATGAATTAAAAATGATAGACCTTTTACCGAATTGGAATCTTGAAAAAGTGAACATCATCAGTCTTCAATCCAACATAATGAAAGTTACCTCTGGAGGGAACACATTCTATTTAAAAAAGAGAAATGGAACCTCCTCGACTGAACGCTTGGAAGAATACCTCATCACACAGTATTTGGTCCGAAAAGGCTTTCCTGTAGAAACACCACTTTTGACCAATAAAGGAGAAGTGTTCATCAACTCAGATGAAAGCTTTTATTCCTTATATGCTTCCCTTGATGGGACTTCATTCTATAACAGCAGTTTCGTGACTTCTCAACATTCTTTTTCGCTCGGAGTTTATCTGGCAAGATTTCACCAAGCGTTAGAAAGGTATCCGTATAAAAAGGAAACAGCAGTTTGGAATGTTTATGGATATTTGAAAAGCTGGCTCTCTGTACCAAATCCCGAATTGAATGAATGGGGAAAAAGAGTATACGCTGGAATCGCCCAGCATGAACGGCTATATGAACAACTGCCTCCACAGCTAGTACACAGCGACTTGCATTTACGTAATTTTTTGTGGCAGGGACAGGATATCAGCGGACTTGTCGACTTTGAAAGAATCAGGATAGCTCCCCGTGTGGCAGATATCGCCTACCTAATCACTAGTATCCTGCGAGATACGGGAAGACAGTCTGATCCCACCCATTCTCTTAAGAAAATACACCAAATCCTTAAGGGATACACCAAAAATAAAAAGTTAAGGAAAAGGGAAATACTCTCCATTCCACCCCTGGTCATTCTTTTCTTTCTTCAATATACGTTATTTTACTCACAACGGGGTCATATGAAAGAGGTCGAATATCATGTGAATAAAGTTGATTTTATGATTAGCGATACAAGGTATTTGGAATCACTTACCGACTTCTGACGCAAGGCGGGAGTTCCGGCATGAAGCACGAAACATCTTTTACCATTATAATTCTTCGCTTTCTGAGAAAAAATGAAAGCAATGCATACGTGAAAGAGCTGTCTTGAAAAGGCCAAATAAAATGAGAAGGTGAAGATGATGGACGAGAATAATCAAGGTATTCCATATGATGCAGGAGACGTGGTTTATGTAATATATCGCAATCCCCATACTCAAAGTGTTGCAAATGTGCAAGAAGCCGCAGTCGTTAAAAACCCGGAAAACCCGGAAGAATTAGCTTTATTTTTATATGAAACT encodes:
- a CDS encoding YitT family protein, which produces MKIYWQLGFFIIGLLIFSYGISLSIKVQYLGIHPWDVLNIALFEKIGLTIGTWNIIIGAAMITGTLLMKGKYVRVGTIINGVMVGVLVDFFLYFDLLPPQTNAVVDVLLLLTAIVLMGIGGGLYSAAHLGTGPRDGFMLTISDRTGLSISSVRIICECCVLLLGLLLGGPVFIFTFIYTFIQSPIFQKAFLSFTRMLDIRFPSPDRSMKAG
- a CDS encoding 3-hydroxybutyrate dehydrogenase — translated: MVNEKVVFITGAARGIGFEIGEHFAQNGAKVVLSDINQEGLDEAVEDLKDRGFDAIGVKCDVTSEDEVKAGIDKTVEHYGRIDVLINNAGIQHVAPIEEFPIEKFELLIKIMLTAPFIATKFAFPHMKKQKFGRIINMASINGLIGFAGKAAYNSAKHGVIGLTKVSALEGAEHGITVNAMCPGYVDTPLVRNQLQDISTTRGVPLEKVLEDVIYPLVPQKRLLSVEEIADYTMFLASDKAKGVTGQAVVLDGGYTAQ
- a CDS encoding GntP family permease; the protein is MTSIIVGLLLLMLLAYLGWSIIWIAPLVAGLVALMSGLDLLPAYTETYMTGFVDFAKEWFPVFLFGAIFGKLMEDVGAAQSVAYKITSIIGKDRAILGVLIAAAVLTYGGVSLFVVVFAIYPLAIAMFREADITRKLLPPVFVLGAFTFTMTAIPGTPQIQNLIPMDYFKTTPTAAPIIGIVGGLIMAAGGYFYLRWRQSMFTKKGDTFTEPKEGNEVKEINKDELPNFYLSFLPLVIVVVTLNVFDWNILTSLLVGILAILLINFKHFKKFIASINGGAKGSVMAVINTSAAVGFGAVVTAAPGFKTLTNLILGIKGNPVISEAIAVQVLAAITGSASGGMGIALEALGDKYYELSQTTGISAEAFHRIASISSGASILPHNGALLTLFAVTGLTHKDSYLDVAVVGLLIPTVAEIVSIILANMGIY
- a CDS encoding Fur-regulated basic protein FbpA gives rise to the protein MLHQESKPNNVKSTELKKDFYIQQLLRIGVYKYFGKQLYELSMSELQEVYIEYYVSNNDLIS
- a CDS encoding aldo/keto reductase family oxidoreductase encodes the protein MERIALNENLSFSRIVHGLWRLSEWDQSKEETLSLIQYNLENGITTFDHADIYGSYTCEEMFGDALSLKPSLREEMEIVTKCGIVLPSKNRPHHQTHHYNTSKQHILYSVEQSLKNLRTDYIDVLLIHRPDPFMDGEEVAEAFTQLKEQGKVRHFGVSNFKEHQWNMLQSYLPFPLVTNQIELSAYQLENFEDGTLNLCQEKRVAPMAWSPLAGGNIFTGQDEKAVRLRETLKKIQVETEAEGIDSLLYAWLLNHPAGIMPIVGSGKKERIQKAIDSLELKLNHDQWFEILQSSMGHDVP
- a CDS encoding phosphotransferase enzyme family protein, encoding MIDLLPNWNLEKVNIISLQSNIMKVTSGGNTFYLKKRNGTSSTERLEEYLITQYLVRKGFPVETPLLTNKGEVFINSDESFYSLYASLDGTSFYNSSFVTSQHSFSLGVYLARFHQALERYPYKKETAVWNVYGYLKSWLSVPNPELNEWGKRVYAGIAQHERLYEQLPPQLVHSDLHLRNFLWQGQDISGLVDFERIRIAPRVADIAYLITSILRDTGRQSDPTHSLKKIHQILKGYTKNKKLRKREILSIPPLVILFFLQYTLFYSQRGHMKEVEYHVNKVDFMISDTRYLESLTDF
- a CDS encoding transcriptional regulator SplA domain-containing protein, whose product is MDENNQGIPYDAGDVVYVIYRNPHTQSVANVQEAAVVKNPENPEELALFLYETYYPLTDDLAVYASEAEAEQVYSQSFGDL